The Rhineura floridana isolate rRhiFlo1 chromosome 15, rRhiFlo1.hap2, whole genome shotgun sequence genome window below encodes:
- the LOC133370293 gene encoding cyclic GMP-AMP synthase-like isoform X2, which produces MPVEKGEEMEKRSWSKNRGRPCRDTSNKQVPDCQALALPAKEPVDRNLQSPEMPRSQIPETVQHPRTPAPWSRQRTSRLKQEPAAGDGRASSLPTSTNLSNQAETAAAMAVGGGGGGDHQNLQAESIMPAQKKAKPLILKEPNSAQAAEVLKNFLSHFLTYLHNCPDRPYFRNSRQQLPGSSYEYEKFLHPGEFEVLLSIPVPDYVQYTEVEGYGGLFYTLTLLRKSRSFPAALLLEDGKTISPRHIMEEFWKHIDQFLQVFYSGWQMRLEKRKPNCPEVSLVMLDNQGARFMSVNLVPALEIIGQWPCMKKAKELLEEKKLLHLMRVFYFVAKQSPGRHNKETWRISFCHVEKEILNRHSSPQACYQYHRTECCRKDCLKMLEDLVDALKMQYPQMLAHLTSYHPRTSFLHTLWEWKTDQDWKPSEVTQCFERVLANFIHEVATAHLAHFFLPKCNLFGAKFFPPTKLKFLWAQLKEKEGTLKTFTVSRKRGCSALIVNPDMTWPLMITLGLIVLVSAVLPPNGNLRI; this is translated from the exons ATGCCTGTCGAGAAGGGTGAGGAGATGGAGAAGAGGTCTTGGAGTAAGAACAGAGGGAGGCCGTGCAGAGATACCAGCAATAAGCAGGTGCCTGACTGTCAGGCACTAGCGCTACCAGCAAAAGAGCCTGTGGACAGGAATCTGCAAAGTCCAGAGATGCctagatctcaaatcccagaaaCTGTGCAGCATCCTCGGACACCGGCCCCGTGGTCCAGACAGAGGACTAGCAGGCTGAAGCAGGAGCCTGCAG CAGGTGATGGGAGGGCATCTTCACTCCCCACCTCTACCAACCTGTCCAACCAGGCAGAGACTGCAGCTGCAATggctgtgggaggaggaggaggaggagaccatCAAAACCTGCAGGCAGAAAGCATCATGCCAGCTCAAAAGAAGGCAAAGCCTCTGATCCTGAAGGAACCAAACAGTGCCCAGGCAGCAGAGGTTCTCAAGAACTTCCTCAGTCACTTTCTCACCTATCTGCACAATTGCCCGGACAGGCCCTACTTCAGAAACTCCAGACAACAGCTTCCAGGCAGCAGCTATGAGTACGAAAAG TTCTTGCATCCGGGGGAGTTTGAAGTTCTCCTGAGCATCCCTGTCCCAGATTACGTCCAGTACACTGAGGTGGAAGGCTACGGTGGCCTCTTTTATACCCTGACTCTCTTGAGAAAGTCTCGCAGCTTCCCAGCAGCCCTCCTTCTGGAAGATGGGAAGACCATCTCCCCGAGACATATCATGGAAGAATTCTGGAAGCATATCGATCAATTTCTTCAAGTTTTTTATTCAG GTTGGCAGATGAGGCTGGAGAAGAGGAAACCAAACTGTCCAGAGGTGAGCCTGGTGATGCTGGATAACCAAGGTGCCAGGTTCATGTCTGTGAACCTCGTCCCTGCCCTGGAGATAATTGGCCAATGGCCATGCATGAAGAAGGCCAAGGAACTGCTTGAGGAGAAAAAGCTGCTGCATCTGATGAGGGTGTTTTATTTCGTAGCCAAACAGTCCCCTGGGAGACACAACAAAG AGACCTGGAGAATTTCTTTCTGTCATGTGGAAAAAGAGATTTTGAACCGCCACAGCAGCCCCCAAGCATGTTACCAATACCACAGGACAGAGTGCTGCAG GAAAGATTGCTTGAAGATGCTGGAGGACCTTGTAGATGCTCTCAAGATGCAATACCCTCAAATGCTGGCTCACCTGACTTCCTACCATCCTCGTACGTCCTTCCTGCACACCCTCTGGGAGTGGAAGACTGATCAAGACTGGAAACCCTCTGAGGTCACTCAGTGTTTTGAGAGGGTCTTGGCCAATTTCATCCACGAGGTGGCCACGGCTCACCTGGCCCACTTCTTCCTTCCCAAATGCAACCTGTTTGGGGCAAAGTTCTTTCCACCCACAAAGCTGAAATTCTTATGGGCGCAgctgaaagaaaaggaaggaactCTGAAGACGTTCACCGTGTCCCGCAAAAGAGGCTGTTCTGCCCTGATTGTGAATCCTGACATGACCTGGCCTCTCATGATCACCCTTGGCCTGATAGTTCTGGTGTCAGCTGTTCTTCCCCCAAATGGAAACTTAAGGATATAG
- the RPL11 gene encoding large ribosomal subunit protein uL5 isoform X1: MAQQDQGEKENPMRELRIRKLCLNICVGESGDRLTRAAKVLEQLTGQTPVFSKARYTVRSFGIRRNEKIAVHCTVRGAKAEEILEKGLKVREYELRKNNFSDTGNFGFGIQEHIDLGIKYDPSIGIYGLDFYVVLGRPGFSIADKKRRTGSIGAKHRISKEEAMRWFQQKYDGIILPGK, translated from the exons ATGGCG CAACAAGATCAGGGTGAGAAGGAAAACCCCATGCGGGAGCTGCGCATCCGCAAACTGTGCCTGAACATCTGTGTTGGGGAGAGTGGAGATAGACTCACCCGGGCAGCCAAAGTGTTGGAGCAGCTCACAGGCCAGACTCCTGTTTTCTCAAAAG CTCGATACACTGTCAGGTCCTTTGGGATCAGGAGAAATGAGAAGATAGCCGTCCACTGCACTGTACGTGGGGCCAAAGCAGAGGAGATCTTGGAGAAAGGGTTGAAG GTGCGGGAATACGAGCTGAGGAAAAACAACTTCTCCGACACTGGCAACTTTGGTTTTGGGATCCAGGAACATATTGATTTGGGGATCAAATATGATCCTAGCATTGGTATCTACGGCTTGGACTTCTATGTG GTTCTGGGCAGGCCTGGCTTCAGCATTGCTGACAAGAAGCGCCGGACTGGCAGCATTGGGGCCAAGCACAGAATCAGCAAGGAGGAAGCCATGCGCTGGTTCCAGCAGAAG TACGATGGCATCATCCTTCCTGGTAAATGA
- the RPL11 gene encoding large ribosomal subunit protein uL5 isoform X3 has protein sequence MRELRIRKLCLNICVGESGDRLTRAAKVLEQLTGQTPVFSKARYTVRSFGIRRNEKIAVHCTVRGAKAEEILEKGLKVREYELRKNNFSDTGNFGFGIQEHIDLGIKYDPSIGIYGLDFYVVLGRPGFSIADKKRRTGSIGAKHRISKEEAMRWFQQKYDGIILPGK, from the exons ATGCGGGAGCTGCGCATCCGCAAACTGTGCCTGAACATCTGTGTTGGGGAGAGTGGAGATAGACTCACCCGGGCAGCCAAAGTGTTGGAGCAGCTCACAGGCCAGACTCCTGTTTTCTCAAAAG CTCGATACACTGTCAGGTCCTTTGGGATCAGGAGAAATGAGAAGATAGCCGTCCACTGCACTGTACGTGGGGCCAAAGCAGAGGAGATCTTGGAGAAAGGGTTGAAG GTGCGGGAATACGAGCTGAGGAAAAACAACTTCTCCGACACTGGCAACTTTGGTTTTGGGATCCAGGAACATATTGATTTGGGGATCAAATATGATCCTAGCATTGGTATCTACGGCTTGGACTTCTATGTG GTTCTGGGCAGGCCTGGCTTCAGCATTGCTGACAAGAAGCGCCGGACTGGCAGCATTGGGGCCAAGCACAGAATCAGCAAGGAGGAAGCCATGCGCTGGTTCCAGCAGAAG TACGATGGCATCATCCTTCCTGGTAAATGA
- the LOC133370293 gene encoding cyclic GMP-AMP synthase-like isoform X3: MAVGGGGGGDHQNLQAESIMPAQKKAKPLILKEPNSAQAAEVLKNFLSHFLTYLHNCPDRPYFRNSRQQLPGSSYEYEKFLHPGEFEVLLSIPVPDYVQYTEVEGYGGLFYTLTLLRKSRSFPAALLLEDGKTISPRHIMEEFWKHIDQFLQVFYSVPFPGWQMRLEKRKPNCPEVSLVMLDNQGARFMSVNLVPALEIIGQWPCMKKAKELLEEKKLLHLMRVFYFVAKQSPGRHNKETWRISFCHVEKEILNRHSSPQACYQYHRTECCRKDCLKMLEDLVDALKMQYPQMLAHLTSYHPRTSFLHTLWEWKTDQDWKPSEVTQCFERVLANFIHEVATAHLAHFFLPKCNLFGAKFFPPTKLKFLWAQLKEKEGTLKTFTVSRKRGCSALIVNPDMTWPLMITLGLIVLVSAVLPPNGNLRI; the protein is encoded by the exons ATggctgtgggaggaggaggaggaggagaccatCAAAACCTGCAGGCAGAAAGCATCATGCCAGCTCAAAAGAAGGCAAAGCCTCTGATCCTGAAGGAACCAAACAGTGCCCAGGCAGCAGAGGTTCTCAAGAACTTCCTCAGTCACTTTCTCACCTATCTGCACAATTGCCCGGACAGGCCCTACTTCAGAAACTCCAGACAACAGCTTCCAGGCAGCAGCTATGAGTACGAAAAG TTCTTGCATCCGGGGGAGTTTGAAGTTCTCCTGAGCATCCCTGTCCCAGATTACGTCCAGTACACTGAGGTGGAAGGCTACGGTGGCCTCTTTTATACCCTGACTCTCTTGAGAAAGTCTCGCAGCTTCCCAGCAGCCCTCCTTCTGGAAGATGGGAAGACCATCTCCCCGAGACATATCATGGAAGAATTCTGGAAGCATATCGATCAATTTCTTCAAGTTTTTTATTCAG TGCCTTTTCCAGGTTGGCAGATGAGGCTGGAGAAGAGGAAACCAAACTGTCCAGAGGTGAGCCTGGTGATGCTGGATAACCAAGGTGCCAGGTTCATGTCTGTGAACCTCGTCCCTGCCCTGGAGATAATTGGCCAATGGCCATGCATGAAGAAGGCCAAGGAACTGCTTGAGGAGAAAAAGCTGCTGCATCTGATGAGGGTGTTTTATTTCGTAGCCAAACAGTCCCCTGGGAGACACAACAAAG AGACCTGGAGAATTTCTTTCTGTCATGTGGAAAAAGAGATTTTGAACCGCCACAGCAGCCCCCAAGCATGTTACCAATACCACAGGACAGAGTGCTGCAG GAAAGATTGCTTGAAGATGCTGGAGGACCTTGTAGATGCTCTCAAGATGCAATACCCTCAAATGCTGGCTCACCTGACTTCCTACCATCCTCGTACGTCCTTCCTGCACACCCTCTGGGAGTGGAAGACTGATCAAGACTGGAAACCCTCTGAGGTCACTCAGTGTTTTGAGAGGGTCTTGGCCAATTTCATCCACGAGGTGGCCACGGCTCACCTGGCCCACTTCTTCCTTCCCAAATGCAACCTGTTTGGGGCAAAGTTCTTTCCACCCACAAAGCTGAAATTCTTATGGGCGCAgctgaaagaaaaggaaggaactCTGAAGACGTTCACCGTGTCCCGCAAAAGAGGCTGTTCTGCCCTGATTGTGAATCCTGACATGACCTGGCCTCTCATGATCACCCTTGGCCTGATAGTTCTGGTGTCAGCTGTTCTTCCCCCAAATGGAAACTTAAGGATATAG
- the RPL11 gene encoding large ribosomal subunit protein uL5 isoform X2: MAQQDQGEKENPMRELRIRKLCLNICVGESGDRLTRAAKVLEQLTGQTPVFSKARYTVRSFGIRRNEKIAVHCTVRGAKAEEILEKGLKVREYELRKNNFSDTGNFGFGIQEHIDLGIKYDPSIGIYGLDFYVVLGRPGFSIADKKRRTGSIGAKHRISKEEAMRWFQQKYDGIILPGK; this comes from the exons CAACAAGATCAGGGTGAGAAGGAAAACCCCATGCGGGAGCTGCGCATCCGCAAACTGTGCCTGAACATCTGTGTTGGGGAGAGTGGAGATAGACTCACCCGGGCAGCCAAAGTGTTGGAGCAGCTCACAGGCCAGACTCCTGTTTTCTCAAAAG CTCGATACACTGTCAGGTCCTTTGGGATCAGGAGAAATGAGAAGATAGCCGTCCACTGCACTGTACGTGGGGCCAAAGCAGAGGAGATCTTGGAGAAAGGGTTGAAG GTGCGGGAATACGAGCTGAGGAAAAACAACTTCTCCGACACTGGCAACTTTGGTTTTGGGATCCAGGAACATATTGATTTGGGGATCAAATATGATCCTAGCATTGGTATCTACGGCTTGGACTTCTATGTG GTTCTGGGCAGGCCTGGCTTCAGCATTGCTGACAAGAAGCGCCGGACTGGCAGCATTGGGGCCAAGCACAGAATCAGCAAGGAGGAAGCCATGCGCTGGTTCCAGCAGAAG TACGATGGCATCATCCTTCCTGGTAAATGA
- the LOC133370293 gene encoding cyclic GMP-AMP synthase-like isoform X1 — translation MPVEKGEEMEKRSWSKNRGRPCRDTSNKQVPDCQALALPAKEPVDRNLQSPEMPRSQIPETVQHPRTPAPWSRQRTSRLKQEPAAGDGRASSLPTSTNLSNQAETAAAMAVGGGGGGDHQNLQAESIMPAQKKAKPLILKEPNSAQAAEVLKNFLSHFLTYLHNCPDRPYFRNSRQQLPGSSYEYEKFLHPGEFEVLLSIPVPDYVQYTEVEGYGGLFYTLTLLRKSRSFPAALLLEDGKTISPRHIMEEFWKHIDQFLQVFYSVPFPGWQMRLEKRKPNCPEVSLVMLDNQGARFMSVNLVPALEIIGQWPCMKKAKELLEEKKLLHLMRVFYFVAKQSPGRHNKETWRISFCHVEKEILNRHSSPQACYQYHRTECCRKDCLKMLEDLVDALKMQYPQMLAHLTSYHPRTSFLHTLWEWKTDQDWKPSEVTQCFERVLANFIHEVATAHLAHFFLPKCNLFGAKFFPPTKLKFLWAQLKEKEGTLKTFTVSRKRGCSALIVNPDMTWPLMITLGLIVLVSAVLPPNGNLRI, via the exons ATGCCTGTCGAGAAGGGTGAGGAGATGGAGAAGAGGTCTTGGAGTAAGAACAGAGGGAGGCCGTGCAGAGATACCAGCAATAAGCAGGTGCCTGACTGTCAGGCACTAGCGCTACCAGCAAAAGAGCCTGTGGACAGGAATCTGCAAAGTCCAGAGATGCctagatctcaaatcccagaaaCTGTGCAGCATCCTCGGACACCGGCCCCGTGGTCCAGACAGAGGACTAGCAGGCTGAAGCAGGAGCCTGCAG CAGGTGATGGGAGGGCATCTTCACTCCCCACCTCTACCAACCTGTCCAACCAGGCAGAGACTGCAGCTGCAATggctgtgggaggaggaggaggaggagaccatCAAAACCTGCAGGCAGAAAGCATCATGCCAGCTCAAAAGAAGGCAAAGCCTCTGATCCTGAAGGAACCAAACAGTGCCCAGGCAGCAGAGGTTCTCAAGAACTTCCTCAGTCACTTTCTCACCTATCTGCACAATTGCCCGGACAGGCCCTACTTCAGAAACTCCAGACAACAGCTTCCAGGCAGCAGCTATGAGTACGAAAAG TTCTTGCATCCGGGGGAGTTTGAAGTTCTCCTGAGCATCCCTGTCCCAGATTACGTCCAGTACACTGAGGTGGAAGGCTACGGTGGCCTCTTTTATACCCTGACTCTCTTGAGAAAGTCTCGCAGCTTCCCAGCAGCCCTCCTTCTGGAAGATGGGAAGACCATCTCCCCGAGACATATCATGGAAGAATTCTGGAAGCATATCGATCAATTTCTTCAAGTTTTTTATTCAG TGCCTTTTCCAGGTTGGCAGATGAGGCTGGAGAAGAGGAAACCAAACTGTCCAGAGGTGAGCCTGGTGATGCTGGATAACCAAGGTGCCAGGTTCATGTCTGTGAACCTCGTCCCTGCCCTGGAGATAATTGGCCAATGGCCATGCATGAAGAAGGCCAAGGAACTGCTTGAGGAGAAAAAGCTGCTGCATCTGATGAGGGTGTTTTATTTCGTAGCCAAACAGTCCCCTGGGAGACACAACAAAG AGACCTGGAGAATTTCTTTCTGTCATGTGGAAAAAGAGATTTTGAACCGCCACAGCAGCCCCCAAGCATGTTACCAATACCACAGGACAGAGTGCTGCAG GAAAGATTGCTTGAAGATGCTGGAGGACCTTGTAGATGCTCTCAAGATGCAATACCCTCAAATGCTGGCTCACCTGACTTCCTACCATCCTCGTACGTCCTTCCTGCACACCCTCTGGGAGTGGAAGACTGATCAAGACTGGAAACCCTCTGAGGTCACTCAGTGTTTTGAGAGGGTCTTGGCCAATTTCATCCACGAGGTGGCCACGGCTCACCTGGCCCACTTCTTCCTTCCCAAATGCAACCTGTTTGGGGCAAAGTTCTTTCCACCCACAAAGCTGAAATTCTTATGGGCGCAgctgaaagaaaaggaaggaactCTGAAGACGTTCACCGTGTCCCGCAAAAGAGGCTGTTCTGCCCTGATTGTGAATCCTGACATGACCTGGCCTCTCATGATCACCCTTGGCCTGATAGTTCTGGTGTCAGCTGTTCTTCCCCCAAATGGAAACTTAAGGATATAG